A single region of the Hirundo rustica isolate bHirRus1 chromosome 17, bHirRus1.pri.v3, whole genome shotgun sequence genome encodes:
- the HIP1R gene encoding huntingtin-interacting protein 1-related protein isoform X2, with translation MAVSQMSAVQCRLAPLIQVIQDCSHLYHYSVKLMFKLHSCLPADTLQGHRDRFHEQFRSLKNFFKKASDMLYFKRLIQIPRLPESPPNFLRASALAEHVKPVVVIPEEAPEDEEPENLIEISTTSTTEPQITSDLFEQTFGPPNGVWDDRDAQIESLKKEVETLRAEMEKIKLEAQRYITQLKAQVNSLEGEVEEQRKQKQKALVDNEQLRDELERLQRVKQDSDRSQRLCAEAEKKANATEIRYTKLKEKHSELINTHAELLRKNADTAKQLTVTQQSQEEVARVKEQLAFQVEQVKREAEMKLEDQSVQMEQLRRELDARRDELEQAQRSLSHAKQAGAELSAQVDALHAEKEVLRRSVSEKECELLSTRGLVEEKELQLSQEADKATREIRELQGRLLEKSNQEQSLQQKLLEEQFGVLQETVREAQEMLRDAVAKLDDPLHLRCTSSPDYLLSRAQAALESTDALEKGHAQYVASMADAAGLVGALALFAHLAADTIVNGSATAHLAPTDHADRLTETCRECGQRSLEYLDTLKDRQRLGSAELGDVRGALRGVLQLAQELRPKSLDIKQEELGDMVEKEMASTSEAIEDAVRRIEEMMSQARNESSGVKLEVNERILNSCTDLMKAIRLLVTTSTNLQKEIVESGRGAATTQEFYAKNSRWTEGLISASKAVGWGATQLVESADRVVLHTGKYEELIVCSHEIAASTAQLVAASKVKAEKSSRNLARLQECSRNVNEMAANVVASTKSGQEQIEEKDTMDFSGMSLIKLKKEEMETQVKVLELEKRLEGERVRLGELRKQHYVLAGGCEDAQEDGEARPAPAPRRGILKKPPIAQKPGLGQP, from the exons ATGGCCGTGTCGCAGATGTCGGCGGTGCAGTGCCGCCTGGCCCCCCTCATCCAGGTCATCCAGGACTGCAGCCACCTCTACCACTACTCGGTGAAGTTAATGTTCAAGCTGCACTCCT GTCTGCCGGCTGACACCCTGCAGGGCCACCGGGACCGCTTCCACGAGCAGTTCCGCAG ccttAAAAACTTCTTTAAGAAAGCGTCAGACATGCTGTACTTCAAGCGGCTCATCCAGATCCCTCGGCTGCCCGAG AGCCCCCCAAACTTCCTGCGGGCGTCGGCGCTGGCCGAGCACGTGAAGCCGGTGGTTGTCATCCCCGAGGAAGCCCCCGAGGATGAGGAGCCCGAGAACCTCATCGAGATCAGCACAACTTCCACCACGGAGCCGCAG ATCACCTCGGATCTGTTTGAGCAGACCTTCGGGCCGCCCAACGGCGTTTGGGACGACAG GGACGCACAGATCGAGAGCCTGAAGAAGGAGGTGGAAACGCTCCGTGCAGAGATGGAGAAGATTAAACTGGAG GCGCAGCGCTACATCACCCAGCTCAAGGCGCAGGTGAACAGCCTGGAGGGAGAGGTGGAGGAGCAGCgcaagcagaagcagaaggCGCTGGTGGACAACGAGCAGCTGCGGGATgagctggagaggctgcagagggtGAAGCAGGACAGCGACAGGTCGCAGCGGCTCTGCGCCGAGGCCGAGA AGAAAGCCAACGCCACCGAGATCCGCTACACCAAGCTGAAGGAGAAGCACAGCGAGCTCATCAACACCCACGCCGAGCTCCTGAGGAAG AACGCTGACACCGCCAAGCAGCTGACGGTcacacagcagagccaggaggaggTGGCACGTGTCAAGGAGCAGCTGGCATTTCAGGTGGAGCAGGTCAAGCGAGAGGCTGAGATGAAG ctggaggacCAGAGCGTGCAGATGGAGCAGCTGCGGCGGGAGCTGGACGCCCGCCGGGACGAGCTGGAGCAGGCGCAGCGCTCGCTCAGCCACGCCAAGCAG GCAGGCGCGGAGCTCAGCGCCCAGGTGGATGCTCTGCACGCCGAGAAGGAGGTGCTGAGGCGGTCTGTGAGCGAGAAGGAGTGTGAGCTGCTGTCCACACGCGGCCTCGTCgaggagaaggagctgcagctgagccaggaGGCAGACAAGGCCACCAGGGAGATCCGAGAGCTCCAGGGCAGGCTCCTGGAGAAG agcaaccaggagcagagcctgcagcagaagctgctggaggagcagttTGGAGTCCTGCAGGAGACAGTGAGGGAAGCCCAGGAGATGCTCCGTGATGCCGTGGCCAAGCTGGATGACCCCCTGCACCTCCGCTGCACCAGCTCCCCAG ATTACCTGCTGAGCCGGGCGCAGGCGGCGCTGGAGTCCACGGATGCCCTGGAGAAGGGGCACGCGCAGTACGTGGCCTCCATGGCAG ATGCTGCGGGGCTGGTGGGGGCTCTGGCCCTCTTTGCACACCTGGCTGCCGACACCATCGTCAACGGCAGCGCCACGGCCCACCTGGCCCCCACGGACCACGCTGACC GGCTGACGGAGACGTGCCGGGAGTGCGGCCAGCGGAGCCTGGAGTACCTGGACACGCTGAAGGACAGGCAGAGGCTGGGCAGCGCCGAGCTGGGGGACGTGCGGGGGGCTCTGCGAGGGGTCCTGCAGCTGGCCCAG GAGCTGAGACCCAAGAGCCTGGACAtcaagcaggaggagctgggggacaTGGTTGAGAAGGAGATGGCCTCCACGTCAGAGGCGATCGAGGATGCTGTCAGGAGGATAGAG GAGATGATGAGCCAGGCCAGGAACGAGAGCTCTGGGGTTAAGCTGGAAGTGAACGAGCG GATTCTGAACTCCTGCACGGATCTAATGAAG GCTATCAGACTTCTTGTGACAACATCCACGAACCTGCAGAAGGAGATAGTGGAAAGTGGCCGG GGGGCAGCAACAACTCAGGAGTTTTACGCCAAGAACTCGCGCTGGACCGAAGGGCTGATCTCTGCCTCCAAGGCCGTGGGCTGGGGAGCCACACAGCTCGT GGAGTCTGCGGACAGGGTCGTCCTGCACACGGGGAAATACGAGGAACTGATCGTCTGCTCCCACGAGAtcgctgccagcacagcccagctggtgGCTGCCTCCAAG GTGAAGGCcgagaagagcagcaggaaccTGGCCAGGCTCCAGGAGTGCTCACGCAACGTCAACGAGATGGCAGCAAacgtggtggcttccaccaaGTCGGGGCAAGAGCAGATAGAGGAGAAAG ACACCATGGACTTCTCGGGCATGTCCCTCATCAAGCTGAagaaggaggagatggagaCGCAG GTgaaggtgctggagctggagaagcGGCTGGAGGGCGAGCGGGTCCGTCTGGGCGAGCTGAGGAAGCAGCACTACGTCCTGGCCGGGGGCTGCGAGGACGCGCAGGAGGACGGGGAGGCCAGGCCGGCGCCGGCACCGCGCCGAGGGATCCTCAAGAAACCTCCCATTGCCCAGAAACCCGGCCTGGGGCAG CCCTAG